DNA sequence from the Scophthalmus maximus strain ysfricsl-2021 chromosome 1, ASM2237912v1, whole genome shotgun sequence genome:
ATAAAGATACTAAAACAATTATTAGCTAAGGTTAGCCGACAAGTAGAAAAGATTATATATTCAAATACAATGAGAAACGCAGTACAAGTAGGTGTTTGCGGAACTCAAGTCAGAAATTTGAATATGCTTGATGTCATCATCCTTGTTTGCTTGCTATATTGATAGCCTGTTCAATCCAGTGGTTGATTGGCAAATCTGACATCaatcaatgaaaacatcaagaaataagtcaaatttaaagctaCAATCTCCTCGTTTGTTGTCGTAGGCAAGATatctgacaggaaatgaaaagaaaagaaagaaaccaagTGGCTGCTCGAGATAGTGACACTGTTAAACCCACAGGGTCCACGGGAATAGCCTCTAGAAATAATGTGTTCCTGTGTCTTTAAGGAGCCTGCAGACTAGCACTGTAAACGTAGAAGGTAGGCTGATACAAAGACTGGTGCTGCCTTCAAGTGCTGTCGGAAATGTCGCAATTGCATTCTCGTAACTGGGTCGTTGAGTATCTCATGCCCGTACTGATGACACAGAATGTTCACGGATTGTGCATCAAAGATGTCTCGTCAGCACTCGCTGGTTAAAGTCAATGGAACTTTTGCCAAATTAGTGAGTCAAAACACCAATTCCATACCTGATTTGCGTTGTCTCCTTTGCTCGGTCACTTAAGTAAAAAGAAGGTTGgtgcatttacttttttttttttttttaaattaaacaataGGCAACATAGTGATTTAAGGTGTGTTTTGCTGGCTGTCCTTACAAAAGCAGTTGAACAGGCAACAAAAAGTCATACGTATATGAGAACCATGAGATTGTGTGCCACGAGAACTTGAAGGCAGCATGAAAACCAGCCTGCCGGGGTATTAAAAATGAGGAAATCCAATACAGCTGTATTAGGCTACACACACTGGATTGTTGACTCCCCCATTTTCTATATAGATTTGTACAAAAATacactgagaaaataatcaaactgttttcctctcttttaaGTGTCCAAAAAGTgtgtacatttaaatataaaaaacaaatcaaaaagttgtgtgtttttaaaactctAGCCCTTCGCCTGAGAAGGaaatgtgacagacagacatacaaaACAACCGTgtaaggagaaaaacaaacagattcgATCATGTgtacaagaaataaaaaaagaatgatcaAGTCAAAAACGCTTGGCCCAGTATATAAATACAACATCCCATATAAAATGGCATCTGAATATATGTACAAAACAAAGTtcagaggatgaaaaaaagaagaaaatcggTGAGGATTTCTCTAGAAGTATCATCGGAAATCGACACTAAAGAATTTTGGTCCTGAATCGTAGAGAGACGCGAGTATAAAGTTCAGCACAGATTTGAAGTTGCGTTTGAATCCTGAAAGTTTGGAACATTACAACAGCTGGTGATTATTTTCTtaacgaaagagagagagaagaaccgAAGCGAGCGCCACCTATCCATTTAAATAATCCTAATACTATTTTTAAACTGCTCGACAGTCCGACAGAAAATCTCAGCACAAGATAGGAACAAAGTTAGGCGATTCATGCTTTACaagtttttttgcttttgagaaAATATCcgacttgtaaaaaaaaacaaaaacaaaaaaacatcgaCCCACCTCGGTTtcattggaggaggaggaggggggggggtcctttcGTTGACACAccacaataataattaaaaaaaaagtatcgcACGGCAGTCAGTCCTATTTCTGTACCGTTCTTAGTGGCGACGTTCACTTGGCGATTGGTTcaaaaagttttgaaatgtccctttttcttttctttttttctagctCGGCAACAATATTGATGAACTGAGCGGCGGGAGGACCGCGTTAACGTGCAAATCAATCACAGTTGAGTTCAGTtcaaaagaaccaaaaaaaaaaacaacatttgttaaAGAAAGTTCAGGACTTGAAGCGTTTCACAACCAGGAAACCCTCctgcccccccacacacaccaccaccaccaccactcgcGTCTCCCCATGTTTTTGCAACTCCCTCCACGTTCGCGGTTTGTCCCACGGTCCACGAAGCatccagaggggggggggggggggggaaagtagcTTTCAcccaacaaacaacaacaacaaaaaagcacgTTGTTCGcttttttcaaagttttaacTTTCCAGGGACTTGCAGCACTTCGCCTCTGTGGTGGGACTGAGAGGGGGCcgggttgggggtgggggggtagtTTCAGTGGGTCTTTTCTAGCGTGGCGTTAGAACACGAACTAGTTCACCCACTGTACCTGAACCCCCCTCGATTCTGTTTGGCGGTcgtgttctttttcttttcgctgTGTtgccgttttttctttttctctttttttttcttgccgcGTGTCTGTTCTTGGCCGCGGCCACTCAGTACGTGAACACCAGGTTGGAGATGGTGGACTCCAGCCAGTCCCCGGAGATCATCTCGCTGACCTCGGGCGTGCAGTAGTCGGGGAACTCGAAGTGCGAGCCGCCGGAGCCGGACTCAAAGTTCAAATCCAAGTCCCTGTCCAGCGTCGACGAGCCGAAGCTGCCCAGCGACATGCCGTCGAAGCTGGGGCTCGGGTTGATGTCGAGCAGGTCGTCCTCGAACTCCTCGTcctccgaggaggaggaggaggacgaggacgaggagttCGAGGAGCGGGACGAGGCGCAGGAGTGGGACCCGGAGGGGGTCGGCGAGGACGCCCGCCGACTGCTGTACGTGTGCCCGCCGTGGCGCTCCGAGGAGCCGCCcaggctgccgccgccgccgcccaggctgctgctgctgctgccgccgccgggGGACTCCGCTCCCTCCTCCCGGCCGCTGGCCGCGTCCTCGTACAGGCTGAGCGGGTCGCTCGACTCCGCCGAGCTGCTGAGCGTCGGGCTGGCCGGCACCGCGACGGAGGACGCGGGGCTGACGCTCATGCCGGCCGCGCCGTTGCCGAACACGTAGACCCGCCGGGGCTTCTTGCCGTCCGGTATCTGCTTGgccgccgaggaggaggaggaggaggaggaggaggaggaggcggcggcggatTTGGACTTGTACAGGGacgtgtggtggtggtgctggtggtgctctGCCGGGTGCAGCTCGGGGGCGAACGGGGACGctttggtgctgctgctgctcccgaAAGGGGATTTGTGgggtttgctgctgctgctgctgctggaggacttGGACGAGGGTCCGTTCTTCCTCGAAGATGAGGAGGActtgctgctggtgctggagctgctgctgacccTCTCCCCCTTGTCCCCGCCGGGCTTCGACGCGCTCGACTTCACCTTCTTCCTCGGCCGGTACTTGTAGTCGGGGTAGTCCGCCATGTGCTTCAGCCGGAGCCGCTCCGCCTCCCGGATGAACGGGATCTTGTCGCTGTCCCGGAGCAGCTTCCACCGCTTCCCCAGCCGCTTGGAGATCTCGGCGTTGTGCATGTCCGGCGACTGCTCCATGATCTTCCTCCGCTCGATCTGCGACCACACCATGAACGCGTTCATGGGCCTCTTGATGTGGCCGCTCGGGGTCTTGCACCACGCCGGGTTCTCCCCGGCGGtcgaggaggcggcggagccCGGCGAGAGCGGCGACGCGGCCGGGTCCAGGTCCATGCACGCCCCGGAGTCGGAGCTCGAGTCGCCGGCGAAGAAGGAGAGCGCCTCGGCGGTGCTCTCCGCGTGGCTCATCTTCTGCACCATGCTGCCCCGCTTAGACCGAGGGAGAGCGGTGTCCTcgttccttctctccctctccccgcgGTCCTCCGGCTCACTTTAAAGCAAACTCAGCTATTTCTGGTCTCCTCCCcgcctccacccccccaccccgaaCTCTCTTCACAGTTGGAGctgagtggaggaaaaaaaaaaaggacagaaaaagcTCAAGAAATAATTCTCTCCTGAGGTAAACTCGGCAACAGCTCGGTCCAGAGTAGCCCTTGAAAGGCCacgggaaaaaaagtttaatttccaGGGGTCTGTAGGTGTTGAGACAACGCGGGGAGTGTagccccctctcctctctgtgtgtgacccTGTTATCAGTCTCTTCCGTCTGTGTTATAAAATCAATTCAGCCGTGTGGGGACTGAACACCGTCTGTGCGGCAGCGGGCAGCGCGCGGACTCTGTGCCACACTGCGCGCTCCGGCACTTGGAGACGGCTCCCGAGTACAGTGTGTAGAGTAAGTGCTTGTCTCTGCATCAACTCTGTCCCCTCTGCTAGAAACAAAAGCCATGCatgctgcggaggaggaggtggacaagaagaagaagacgaagaagaaaaaaaaaaaagaaacctagAGCGAGTTACACTGTCCGCTTTCCATCTGCAGACCTGCAGTTGAGTTTCAAGCAGCCCTCTAGACCCGGCCCCCCCTTGCCTGCATTTATCCCTTCCCGAGATACAACGGCGATAAAAATCCACCAATGGGACGCTGTCGCTAGCCTGCCTCGGCGCCAAAGCCACGCCCCCTTCTGCCCCGATTGGCCAAAAATGGAATCTAATAATAATCAGCGCGTGCAATGAGGAGCCTCGTGTCTGACCTCATTCCAGAATACAACAAGaaacttcaattttttttaaagagacac
Encoded proteins:
- the sox4b gene encoding transcription factor SOX-4b; this translates as MVQKMSHAESTAEALSFFAGDSSSDSGACMDLDPAASPLSPGSAASSTAGENPAWCKTPSGHIKRPMNAFMVWSQIERRKIMEQSPDMHNAEISKRLGKRWKLLRDSDKIPFIREAERLRLKHMADYPDYKYRPRKKVKSSASKPGGDKGERVSSSSSTSSKSSSSSRKNGPSSKSSSSSSSSKPHKSPFGSSSSTKASPFAPELHPAEHHQHHHHTSLYKSKSAAASSSSSSSSSSSAAKQIPDGKKPRRVYVFGNGAAGMSVSPASSVAVPASPTLSSSAESSDPLSLYEDAASGREEGAESPGGGSSSSSLGGGGGSLGGSSERHGGHTYSSRRASSPTPSGSHSCASSRSSNSSSSSSSSSSEDEEFEDDLLDINPSPSFDGMSLGSFGSSTLDRDLDLNFESGSGGSHFEFPDYCTPEVSEMISGDWLESTISNLVFTY